The window CTCGTCTCCCACCACGGCCTCGCCCCCGACCGGGTCCATGTCGCCGCCCCCGGCGCCGACATAGCACCCCTGGCCTCCGGCACCGACGGAGTCTCCCGGCTGCTGTGCGTCGCCGCCGTGACCCCGCGCAAGGGACAGCACCGGCTGGTCGAGGCGCTGGCCGCGGTGACCGACCTGCCGTGGAGCTGCGTCTGCGTGGGTGGACTCGGCCAGGACCCGGAGTATGTGGCCGGACTTCGGGCCCTGATCAGGACGTACGGCCTTGAGGACCGGCTGGTGCTGGCGGGACCGCAGGCCGGCGCCGAACTCGACGCCAGCTATGCCGCGGCCGACCTGATGGTGCTCACGTCCTACGCGGAGACGTACGGCATGGCGGTGACCGAGGCGCTCGCACGCGGCATTCCGGTGCTGGCGACGGACGTCGGCGGTCTGCCCGAGGCGGTCGGACGCGCCCCCGACGGCGGGGTGCCCGGCATCCTCGTCCCGCCGGAGGACCCTGCCGCCCTCGCCGCCGAACTGCGCGGCTGGTTCGGCGAGGCGGACATACGACGCCGGCTGAAGGCGGCCGCTCGGGGCCGCAGGGCCGCCCTCGACGGCTGGGCGACCACGGCCCGCAGCCTGGCCGGAGTACTGGGCCGACTGCCGAACGAACCCAGGAGGGCGGCATGAGGAAGACGGCGGAGACACAGGACACGGGGTGGATTCCGGCGCCGAGGGAGGCGACAGAAGTGGCCGACGATCTCGTCATTCCCGGTGCGGGACCCGCCCCCCGGCCCGGTGAGCGCCCGACGCTCAAGCTGCGCGAGCACGGGCCCGAAGACGCCCCGCGCTACGCCCCCGAGTGGCTGGAGCTGCGTGAAGGGCCCGACGGGGCCGCGCGGGCACCCGAGTTGCTCGATCCACTGCGGATCCGGCTCGCCAATCTGCCCGGCAAGGCCGATGGACTGGTCATCCACGACCTGGGCTGCGGCACCGGCTCGATGGGCCGCTGGCTGGCGCCCCGACTGGACGGCGCCCAGCACTGGATCCTGCACGACCGCGACCCCTACCTGTTGCACTTCGCCGCCGTCGCCTCTCCGCGCGCCGCCGCCGACGGCAGCCGGGTCAGCGTCGAGACCCGCCGTGGCGATATCGCCCGGCTCACCCCGGACGGCTTGTCCGGTGCCTCGCTGGTGACGGCCTCCGCGCTGCTCGACGTCCTCACCCGGGAGGAGATCGAGACCCTCGTCGCCGCCTGCACCGGCGCCGGCTGCCCGGCGCTGCTGACGCTGTCCGTCGCGGGCCGCGTGGAGTTCACCCCGTCCGACCCCCTCGACGACGAGATCGCCGAGGCGTTCAACGCCCACCAGCGGCGCACGGAGCTGCTCGGCCCGGACGCGATCACGGTGGCCTGCGAGGCGTTCTCCGCACGCGGGGCGACGGTACGGGTGCATCCGAGCC of the Streptomyces sp. NBC_00287 genome contains:
- a CDS encoding glycosyltransferase family 4 protein, which encodes MTYVPVQHSALKNAEIVPMSLRSVHFVMPGGVDDPAMPSGGNAYDRRVSLDLPGFGWQVHKHAVAGEWPRPGEAARAELARTLRELPDDTVVLLDGLVACGVPEIVVPEAERLRLAVLVHLPLGDETGLSADVAAELDARERAVLRAVPAVIATSDWAVRRLVSHHGLAPDRVHVAAPGADIAPLASGTDGVSRLLCVAAVTPRKGQHRLVEALAAVTDLPWSCVCVGGLGQDPEYVAGLRALIRTYGLEDRLVLAGPQAGAELDASYAAADLMVLTSYAETYGMAVTEALARGIPVLATDVGGLPEAVGRAPDGGVPGILVPPEDPAALAAELRGWFGEADIRRRLKAAARGRRAALDGWATTARSLAGVLGRLPNEPRRAA
- a CDS encoding class I SAM-dependent methyltransferase is translated as MRKTAETQDTGWIPAPREATEVADDLVIPGAGPAPRPGERPTLKLREHGPEDAPRYAPEWLELREGPDGAARAPELLDPLRIRLANLPGKADGLVIHDLGCGTGSMGRWLAPRLDGAQHWILHDRDPYLLHFAAVASPRAAADGSRVSVETRRGDIARLTPDGLSGASLVTASALLDVLTREEIETLVAACTGAGCPALLTLSVAGRVEFTPSDPLDDEIAEAFNAHQRRTELLGPDAITVACEAFSARGATVRVHPSPWKLGPADSALTAQWLRGWVGAAVEQRPELRAPAERYLRERLAACEAGELRVVVHHSDLLALSRPTDGATS